One window from the genome of Bufo bufo chromosome 4, aBufBuf1.1, whole genome shotgun sequence encodes:
- the BCHE gene encoding cholinesterase isoform X3, with product MWYKPIQGKNISAICFTVICIFSSTICSDEDDIVLTKSGKVKGIQISVFSKTITAFLGIPYAEPPLGALRFKKPEPIQPWSEVWNATEYGNSCYQYVDQTFPGFSGAEMWNPNTQLSEDCLYLNIWIPSPKPRNASVMIWIYGGGFQTGTSSLDIYDGKFLARNERVIVVSLNYRVGILGFLAFPGNPEAPGNAGLFDQRLALQWIHENIAAFGGNPKSITLFGESAGGGSVSYHLLSPKSHPYFTRAIMQSGTANSPWGAISGTEAHNRALIIANMLSCSFRNETEIIACMRSKTPQEMIERSLSIVTDKSLIELNLPPAVDGDFLIDLPENLLQLGQLKRDAQILTGVNKDEGTYFLVYQIPGFSKDHESFINQTQFQKSVKRAFPKATELAVDSVIFHYTNWEDEHNPVLNRDAMADIIGDYNFVCPLLEFTKRNVELGNKAYIYFFNHRSSKLAWPAWMGVVHGYEIEFVFGIPMHRRLNYTKEEEQLSRTVMKFWANFAKTGYFLK from the exons ATGTGGTACAAGCCGATACAAGGAAAGAATATCTCTGCAATCTGCTTCACAGTGATTTGTATCTTTTCCTCAACTATCTGCAGTGATGAAGATGATATTGTTCTAACAAAATCTGGAAAAGTAAAAGGAATACAAATATCAGTGTTTTCTAAGACAATTACAGCTTTCCTCGGGATACCATATGCAGAACCACCACTTGGAGCTTTGAGATTTAAAAAACCTGAGCCGATCCAACCATGGTCTGAAGTGTGGAATGCTACAGAATATGGAAATTCCTGCTACCAATATGTTGATCAAACATTCCCTGGGTTTTCTGGGGCTGAAATGTGGAATCCAAATACACAATTAAGTGAAGACTGTCTTTACCTTAATATATGGATACCAAGTCCAAAGCCAAGAAATGCCAGTGTCATGATTTGGATATATGGTGGTGGTTTTCAGACAGGAACATCCTCATTAGATATTTATGATGGCAAGTTTTTAGCTCGGAATGAACGTGTTATTGTAGTATCACTGAACTATAGAGTGGGGATTTTAGGCTTTTTGGCTTTTCCTGGTAACCCAGAAGCACCAGGAAATGCTGGCCTGTTTGATCAGAGGTTAGCACTTCAGTGGATTCATGAAAATATTGCAGCATTTGGTGGTAATCCAAAAAGTATAACTCTTTTTGGAgaaagtgcagggggagggtctgTCAGTTATCATTTGCTTTCTCCTAAAAGTCATCCGTATTTTACCAGAGCCATTATGCAAAGTGGAACTGCAAATTCCCCTTGGGGTGCTATTAGTGGCACAGAAGCCCATAATCGAGCTCTGATTATAGCAAACATGTTGAGCTGTTCCTTCAGAAATGAGACAGAAATAATTGCTTGTATGCGGAGTAAGACTCCTCAAGAAATGATTGAAAGGTCACTTTCTATTGTAACAGATAAATCATTAATAGAACTTAATCTTCCTccagcagttgatggagattttctCATTGATTTACCTGAAAATCTTCTGCAACTTGGACAACTTAAAAGAGATGCACAGATATTAACGGGTGTTAATAAGGATGAAGGGACATATTTCTTAGTTTACCAAATACCGGGGTTTAGTAAAGACCACGAAAGTTTTATAAATCAAACTCAGTTTCAAAAAAGTGTAAAACGAGCATTTCCCAAAGCCACTGAACTTGCAGTCGACTCTGTAATTTTTCACTACACAAACTGGGAAGATGAACATAATCCAGTTCTTAATCGTGATGCCATGGCAGATATAATTGGGGATTACAATTTTGTTTGTCCGCTGCTAGAATTCACAAAGAGAAATGTGGAACTTGGAAACAAAGCCTATATATACTTCTTCAACCACAGATCGTCAAAACTAGCATGGCCGGCTTGGATGGGAGTTGTGCATGGTTATGAAATTGAATTTGTTTTTGGAATTCCAATGCATAGGAGACTCAATTACACAAAAGAGGAGGAACAATTGAGTAGAACAGTGATGAAGTTTTGGGCCAATTTTGCAAAAACTGG ATATTTTCTCAAATGA
- the BCHE gene encoding cholinesterase isoform X4: protein MWYKPIQGKNISAICFTVICIFSSTICSDEDDIVLTKSGKVKGIQISVFSKTITAFLGIPYAEPPLGALRFKKPEPIQPWSEVWNATEYGNSCYQYVDQTFPGFSGAEMWNPNTQLSEDCLYLNIWIPSPKPRNASVMIWIYGGGFQTGTSSLDIYDGKFLARNERVIVVSLNYRVGILGFLAFPGNPEAPGNAGLFDQRLALQWIHENIAAFGGNPKSITLFGESAGGGSVSYHLLSPKSHPYFTRAIMQSGTANSPWGAISGTEAHNRALIIANMLSCSFRNETEIIACMRSKTPQEMIERSLSIVTDKSLIELNLPPAVDGDFLIDLPENLLQLGQLKRDAQILTGVNKDEGTYFLVYQIPGFSKDHESFINQTQFQKSVKRAFPKATELAVDSVIFHYTNWEDEHNPVLNRDAMADIIGDYNFVCPLLEFTKRNVELGNKAYIYFFNHRSSKLAWPAWMGVVHGYEIEFVFGIPMHRRLNYTKEEEQLSRTVMKFWANFAKTGKY from the coding sequence ATGTGGTACAAGCCGATACAAGGAAAGAATATCTCTGCAATCTGCTTCACAGTGATTTGTATCTTTTCCTCAACTATCTGCAGTGATGAAGATGATATTGTTCTAACAAAATCTGGAAAAGTAAAAGGAATACAAATATCAGTGTTTTCTAAGACAATTACAGCTTTCCTCGGGATACCATATGCAGAACCACCACTTGGAGCTTTGAGATTTAAAAAACCTGAGCCGATCCAACCATGGTCTGAAGTGTGGAATGCTACAGAATATGGAAATTCCTGCTACCAATATGTTGATCAAACATTCCCTGGGTTTTCTGGGGCTGAAATGTGGAATCCAAATACACAATTAAGTGAAGACTGTCTTTACCTTAATATATGGATACCAAGTCCAAAGCCAAGAAATGCCAGTGTCATGATTTGGATATATGGTGGTGGTTTTCAGACAGGAACATCCTCATTAGATATTTATGATGGCAAGTTTTTAGCTCGGAATGAACGTGTTATTGTAGTATCACTGAACTATAGAGTGGGGATTTTAGGCTTTTTGGCTTTTCCTGGTAACCCAGAAGCACCAGGAAATGCTGGCCTGTTTGATCAGAGGTTAGCACTTCAGTGGATTCATGAAAATATTGCAGCATTTGGTGGTAATCCAAAAAGTATAACTCTTTTTGGAgaaagtgcagggggagggtctgTCAGTTATCATTTGCTTTCTCCTAAAAGTCATCCGTATTTTACCAGAGCCATTATGCAAAGTGGAACTGCAAATTCCCCTTGGGGTGCTATTAGTGGCACAGAAGCCCATAATCGAGCTCTGATTATAGCAAACATGTTGAGCTGTTCCTTCAGAAATGAGACAGAAATAATTGCTTGTATGCGGAGTAAGACTCCTCAAGAAATGATTGAAAGGTCACTTTCTATTGTAACAGATAAATCATTAATAGAACTTAATCTTCCTccagcagttgatggagattttctCATTGATTTACCTGAAAATCTTCTGCAACTTGGACAACTTAAAAGAGATGCACAGATATTAACGGGTGTTAATAAGGATGAAGGGACATATTTCTTAGTTTACCAAATACCGGGGTTTAGTAAAGACCACGAAAGTTTTATAAATCAAACTCAGTTTCAAAAAAGTGTAAAACGAGCATTTCCCAAAGCCACTGAACTTGCAGTCGACTCTGTAATTTTTCACTACACAAACTGGGAAGATGAACATAATCCAGTTCTTAATCGTGATGCCATGGCAGATATAATTGGGGATTACAATTTTGTTTGTCCGCTGCTAGAATTCACAAAGAGAAATGTGGAACTTGGAAACAAAGCCTATATATACTTCTTCAACCACAGATCGTCAAAACTAGCATGGCCGGCTTGGATGGGAGTTGTGCATGGTTATGAAATTGAATTTGTTTTTGGAATTCCAATGCATAGGAGACTCAATTACACAAAAGAGGAGGAACAATTGAGTAGAACAGTGATGAAGTTTTGGGCCAATTTTGCAAAAACTGG